The Streptomyces sp. NBC_00691 genome has a segment encoding these proteins:
- a CDS encoding TrmH family RNA methyltransferase, with the protein MSTTEETAAPEASEPVQYDEGFGPEIGVGPHPEPWPEGERYDPELLAGGDRRNVVDRYRYWTREAVVADLDTRRHDFHVAVENWGHDFNIGSVVRTANAFLAKEVHIVGRRRWNRRGAMVTDRYQHVRHHPDTESLTSWAAAEGIPVIGIDNLPGAVPLERTVLPRRCVLLFGQEGPGLTEEARAHVRMVCSIAQFGSTRSINAGAAAAIAMHAWVQRYAEIETPPGP; encoded by the coding sequence GTGAGCACCACCGAAGAGACGGCAGCGCCCGAGGCGTCGGAGCCGGTCCAGTACGACGAGGGTTTCGGCCCCGAGATCGGCGTCGGTCCGCACCCCGAGCCGTGGCCCGAGGGCGAGCGGTACGACCCCGAGCTGCTCGCCGGGGGCGACCGGCGCAATGTCGTGGACCGCTACCGGTACTGGACGCGGGAGGCGGTGGTCGCCGACCTGGACACCCGGCGCCACGACTTCCACGTGGCCGTGGAGAACTGGGGCCACGACTTCAACATCGGTTCGGTGGTACGGACGGCCAACGCGTTCCTGGCGAAGGAGGTCCACATCGTGGGCCGGCGGCGCTGGAACCGGCGAGGCGCCATGGTCACCGACCGCTACCAGCACGTCCGGCACCACCCGGACACCGAGTCGCTGACCTCGTGGGCGGCGGCCGAGGGCATCCCCGTCATCGGCATCGACAACCTGCCGGGCGCCGTACCGCTGGAGCGGACCGTGCTGCCCCGCCGCTGTGTGCTGCTCTTCGGGCAGGAGGGCCCGGGACTCACCGAGGAGGCCCGCGCCCATGTGCGGATGGTCTGCTCGATCGCCCAGTTCGGCTCGACCCGCTCGATCAACGCGGGAGCGGCCGCCGCCATCGCCATGCACGCGTGGGTCCAACGGTACGCGGAGATCGAGACGCCCCCGGGCCCCTGA
- a CDS encoding HTTM domain-containing protein, producing the protein MSTPSPSPSPTPSPSPTPAPAPASAASTPARGRAREPFDRRLARAVQNVTGRSLGPYQTAIVRIGFSLTWLVFLLRELPFRHELYGPDGPWSWEMARRLIADNRSFTVLMWSDGRLWFELVYGLAVLSAVLLLLGWRTRAVSVVFMVGVLSLQNRSVFVGDGGDNVLHLASIYLVLTRCSQVWSLDARRAAREARATAAGEPPRHDRVGPLLWTVLGGFLLAATWFSQVTGEWWLPVLLWVLWLGNGLWWLVSRFAPGEPRTLLDALANLAHNAALVVIMAEVCLIYATAGWYKIQGSRWQDGTALFYPLHLDYFTPWPALSELLGASGVMVMLLTYGTVIVQVAFPFTLFHRKVKNVLLVAMMLEHAGIALLLGLPVFSLAMISADAVFLPTTFLVALGALAARGRDRLWRRTPAGALPEQRRTGEEDSPRTLVG; encoded by the coding sequence ATGAGCACCCCCAGCCCCAGCCCGAGCCCCACACCTTCCCCCAGCCCCACGCCTGCCCCCGCTCCTGCCTCCGCCGCCTCCACGCCCGCGCGTGGCCGGGCCCGCGAGCCCTTCGACCGCCGGCTCGCCCGCGCCGTCCAGAACGTCACGGGGCGCTCCCTGGGGCCGTACCAGACCGCGATCGTGCGGATCGGCTTCTCGCTGACCTGGCTGGTCTTCCTGCTGCGCGAGCTGCCGTTCCGGCACGAGCTGTACGGCCCCGACGGCCCCTGGTCCTGGGAGATGGCCCGCCGGCTGATCGCCGACAACCGGTCCTTCACCGTGCTCATGTGGTCGGACGGCCGGCTCTGGTTCGAGCTCGTCTACGGGCTCGCCGTGCTCTCGGCCGTGCTGCTCCTGCTCGGCTGGCGCACCCGCGCCGTGTCGGTGGTCTTCATGGTCGGTGTGCTCTCGCTGCAGAACCGGTCCGTCTTCGTCGGCGACGGCGGCGACAACGTCCTCCACCTCGCTTCGATCTACCTCGTGCTGACCCGCTGCTCCCAGGTGTGGTCCCTCGACGCCCGGCGGGCCGCCCGCGAGGCCCGTGCCACGGCCGCCGGTGAGCCCCCGCGGCACGACCGCGTCGGTCCCCTCCTGTGGACGGTGCTCGGCGGCTTCCTTCTCGCCGCCACCTGGTTCAGCCAGGTCACCGGCGAATGGTGGCTGCCGGTGCTGCTCTGGGTCCTGTGGCTGGGGAACGGTCTGTGGTGGCTGGTGTCCCGGTTCGCGCCCGGGGAGCCGCGCACGCTGCTCGACGCCCTGGCGAACCTCGCGCACAACGCCGCCCTCGTCGTGATCATGGCGGAGGTCTGTCTGATCTACGCCACGGCCGGCTGGTACAAGATCCAGGGCTCGCGCTGGCAGGACGGCACCGCGCTGTTCTACCCGCTCCACCTCGACTACTTCACGCCCTGGCCCGCCCTCTCCGAGCTGCTCGGGGCCAGCGGGGTCATGGTGATGCTGCTGACCTACGGCACGGTCATCGTGCAGGTCGCCTTCCCGTTCACGCTCTTCCACCGCAAGGTCAAGAACGTCCTGCTCGTCGCGATGATGCTGGAGCACGCCGGGATCGCGCTGCTCCTGGGGCTGCCGGTCTTCTCACTCGCGATGATCTCCGCCGACGCCGTGTTCCTGCCGACGACGTTCCTGGTGGCTCTCGGCGCCCTGGCCGCGCGGGGCAGGGACCGGCTGTGGCGCCGGACACCCGCCGGGGCGCTGCCCGAGCAGCGCCGTACGGGTGAGGAGGACAGTCCCCGTACCCTCGTCGGGTGA
- a CDS encoding DUF5819 family protein — protein sequence MDAYVEKGAADVDDGPDASPAADRAGAGIMALSMPYQVVLAVALAVAAVLAGVHLAMVFLHVAPSNTLTKRHGQAVDDWVYPEFEQNWKLFAPNPLQQNVSVEVRAELAAADGSRRTTGWIDLTAQDTEAIRHNPMPSHAQQNELRRAVDFYLNSHSDDHTPNGMRGRLSEEYMRRIAMLRLADRPGQVERVQLRTVTRAVGSPGWSSEKTDTAPSYRDFPWWPVTDADRPTGADRSRAEAGR from the coding sequence ATGGACGCGTACGTCGAAAAGGGCGCCGCTGACGTGGACGACGGCCCCGACGCGTCGCCCGCGGCGGACCGCGCGGGGGCCGGGATCATGGCCCTGTCGATGCCCTACCAGGTCGTCCTCGCCGTGGCGCTCGCCGTCGCCGCCGTCCTCGCCGGCGTCCATCTGGCGATGGTGTTCCTGCACGTCGCCCCGTCCAACACGCTGACCAAGCGGCACGGGCAGGCCGTCGACGACTGGGTCTATCCCGAGTTCGAACAGAACTGGAAGCTCTTCGCGCCCAACCCGCTCCAGCAGAACGTCTCCGTCGAGGTCCGGGCCGAACTCGCCGCCGCCGACGGCAGCCGCCGCACCACCGGCTGGATCGACCTCACCGCCCAGGACACCGAGGCGATCCGGCACAACCCGATGCCCAGCCACGCCCAGCAGAACGAGCTCCGGCGGGCCGTGGACTTCTACCTCAACTCGCACTCCGACGACCACACCCCCAACGGGATGCGCGGCCGCCTCTCGGAGGAGTACATGCGCCGGATCGCGATGCTGCGCCTCGCGGACCGGCCCGGTCAGGTGGAGCGCGTCCAGCTGCGCACCGTCACCCGGGCGGTCGGCTCCCCCGGGTGGAGCTCCGAGAAGACCGACACGGCGCCCTCCTACCGCGACTTCCCGTGGTGGCCGGTCACCGACGCCGACCGGCCCACCGGGGCCGACCGAAGCCGCGCGGAGGCGGGCCGATGA
- the paaA gene encoding 1,2-phenylacetyl-CoA epoxidase subunit PaaA — protein sequence MTAVTAGTAETTGAPGVSDAAVAAEQAAYEAVFDAAVAADERIEPRDWMPEAYRASLVRQIAQHAHSEIIGMQPEANWITRAPSLRRKAILMAKVQDEAGHGLYLYSAAETLGTSRDELLDKLHSGRQKYSSIFNYPTLTWADVGAIGWLVDGAAITNQVPLCRCSYGPYARAMVRVCKEESFHQRQGYEALLALSRGTEAQHAMAQDAVDRWWWPSLMMFGPPDDESTHTAQAMTWKIKRHTNDELRQRFVDIAVPQAEALGLALPDPDLRWNEERGHYDFGAIDWAEFWDVLKGNGPCNDQRLSRRRQAHEDGAWVREAAAAHAEKHRVDKHHAEQHQHTGKHGEAQA from the coding sequence ATGACCGCAGTGACGGCAGGGACGGCAGAGACCACGGGCGCGCCCGGCGTGTCGGATGCGGCCGTGGCGGCGGAGCAGGCCGCCTACGAGGCCGTGTTCGACGCCGCAGTGGCCGCCGACGAGCGGATCGAGCCGCGCGACTGGATGCCCGAGGCCTATCGCGCCTCGCTCGTCCGGCAGATCGCGCAGCACGCCCACTCCGAGATCATCGGCATGCAGCCGGAAGCCAACTGGATCACCCGCGCGCCCTCGCTGCGGCGCAAGGCGATCCTCATGGCCAAGGTCCAGGACGAGGCCGGCCACGGCCTGTACCTGTACAGCGCGGCCGAGACCCTCGGCACCAGCCGCGACGAGCTGCTCGACAAGCTCCACTCGGGCCGCCAGAAGTACTCCTCGATCTTCAACTACCCCACGCTGACCTGGGCCGACGTCGGCGCGATCGGCTGGCTGGTGGACGGCGCCGCGATCACCAACCAGGTCCCGCTGTGCCGCTGCTCCTACGGGCCGTACGCCCGCGCGATGGTCAGGGTCTGCAAGGAGGAGTCCTTCCACCAGCGCCAGGGGTACGAGGCGCTGCTCGCCCTCTCCCGCGGCACCGAGGCCCAGCACGCCATGGCGCAGGACGCCGTGGACCGCTGGTGGTGGCCCTCGCTGATGATGTTCGGCCCGCCGGACGACGAGTCCACCCACACCGCGCAGGCGATGACCTGGAAGATCAAGCGGCACACCAACGACGAGCTGCGCCAGCGCTTCGTCGACATCGCCGTGCCCCAGGCCGAGGCCCTCGGACTCGCCCTCCCCGACCCCGACCTCCGGTGGAACGAGGAGCGCGGGCACTACGACTTCGGCGCCATCGACTGGGCCGAGTTCTGGGACGTCCTCAAGGGCAACGGCCCCTGCAACGACCAGCGGCTGAGCCGTCGGCGCCAGGCCCACGAGGACGGCGCCTGGGTCAGAGAGGCCGCGGCGGCCCACGCCGAGAAGCACCGCGTGGACAAGCACCACGCCGAGCAGCACCAGCACACCGGCAAGCACGGGGAGGCACAGGCATGA
- the paaB gene encoding 1,2-phenylacetyl-CoA epoxidase subunit PaaB: protein MTSDGWPLWEVFVRSRRGLSHTHAGSLHAPDAEMALRNARDLYTRRSEGVSIWVVPSAEITASSPDEKDPFFESAADKPYRHPTFYEIPEGVKHL from the coding sequence ATGACGAGCGACGGTTGGCCGCTGTGGGAGGTGTTCGTGCGCTCCCGCCGCGGGCTGTCCCACACCCACGCGGGCAGTCTCCACGCACCCGACGCGGAGATGGCCCTGCGCAACGCCCGTGACCTGTACACCCGCAGGAGCGAGGGCGTGTCGATCTGGGTCGTGCCCTCCGCGGAGATCACCGCCTCCTCGCCCGACGAGAAGGACCCCTTCTTCGAGTCGGCCGCGGACAAGCCCTACCGCCACCCGACGTTCTACGAGATCCCGGAGGGGGTGAAGCACCTGTGA
- the paaC gene encoding 1,2-phenylacetyl-CoA epoxidase subunit PaaC, producing the protein MSTTPATSGAAALTGAALALGDDALVLSHRLGEWAGSAPVLEEEVALANIALDLLGQARVLLSLVGDEDELAYLREERSFRNAQLVEQPNGDFAHTIARQLYFSTYQRLLYAELASGDGPFTGLAAKAVKEVAYHQDHAEHWTLRLGDGTDESHRRMQRACDALWRYTGELFQPVEGLDVDHAAMESAWLASVTDVLGRATLTVPEGPRTGAWAAGAGRQGLHTESFGRMIAEMQHLHRSHPGATW; encoded by the coding sequence GTGAGCACCACCCCGGCCACCAGCGGGGCCGCCGCGCTCACCGGCGCCGCCCTCGCCCTCGGCGACGACGCCCTCGTCCTCTCCCACCGTCTGGGGGAGTGGGCGGGCTCCGCCCCCGTCCTGGAGGAGGAGGTGGCCCTGGCCAACATCGCGCTCGACCTCCTCGGCCAGGCCCGCGTCCTGCTCTCCCTCGTCGGCGACGAGGACGAACTGGCGTACCTCCGCGAGGAGCGCTCCTTCCGGAACGCCCAGCTGGTCGAACAGCCGAACGGCGACTTCGCCCACACCATCGCCCGGCAGCTCTACTTCTCCACCTACCAGCGCCTGCTGTACGCGGAGCTGGCCTCCGGCGACGGACCCTTCACCGGCCTCGCGGCCAAGGCCGTCAAGGAGGTCGCCTACCACCAGGACCACGCGGAGCACTGGACGCTGCGCCTCGGTGACGGCACCGACGAGAGCCACCGCCGCATGCAGCGGGCCTGCGACGCCCTCTGGCGGTACACGGGCGAGCTGTTCCAGCCCGTCGAGGGACTCGACGTGGACCACGCGGCCATGGAGAGCGCCTGGCTGGCCTCGGTGACCGATGTCCTCGGCAGGGCCACGCTCACCGTGCCCGAGGGGCCGCGCACCGGCGCCTGGGCCGCGGGCGCCGGCCGCCAGGGTCTGCACACCGAGTCCTTCGGTCGGATGATCGCCGAGATGCAGCACCTGCACCGCAGCCACCCGGGGGCGACATGGTGA
- the paaD gene encoding 1,2-phenylacetyl-CoA epoxidase subunit PaaD: protein MVTMTALEEELSRIAGAVLDPELPVLTLAELGVLRGVHVTGPGRVEVALTPTYTGCPAVETMSSDIERALHEHGVADVSVVTVLAPAWSTDDISEEGRRKLAEFGVAPPRPQGPAGGPIPLTLAIRCPNCGSTDTELLSRFSSTACKALRRCTACREPFDHFKEL from the coding sequence ATGGTGACCATGACGGCCCTCGAGGAGGAGCTGAGCCGGATCGCCGGCGCCGTCCTCGACCCCGAGCTGCCCGTCCTCACCCTGGCGGAGCTCGGTGTCCTGCGCGGCGTCCACGTCACGGGACCCGGCCGGGTCGAGGTCGCTCTCACCCCGACGTACACGGGCTGCCCCGCCGTCGAGACCATGTCCTCGGACATCGAGCGCGCGCTCCACGAGCACGGAGTCGCCGACGTCTCCGTCGTCACGGTCCTCGCGCCCGCCTGGTCCACCGACGACATCAGCGAGGAAGGACGGCGCAAGCTCGCCGAGTTCGGCGTCGCACCGCCCCGGCCCCAGGGCCCGGCCGGCGGCCCGATCCCGCTGACCCTGGCGATCCGCTGCCCGAACTGCGGCTCCACCGACACCGAACTCCTCAGCCGCTTCTCCTCCACCGCGTGCAAGGCCCTGCGCCGCTGCACCGCCTGCCGCGAACCGTTCGACCACTTCAAGGAGCTGTAG
- a CDS encoding 2Fe-2S iron-sulfur cluster-binding protein — protein MESSGVGARAGGRAGFHPLRVSEVERLTDDSVAVTFAVPPELHETYRHLPGQHLALRRTGEQGEEIRRTYSICAPATPVGQVPVLRVGIRLVDGGAFSTYALKELAVGDLVEVMEPMGRFSLAPRPGHFAAVVGGSGITPVLSIAATLLAREAEARFCLIRSDRTAASTMFLDEVADLKDRYPDRFQLVTVLSREEQQAGLPSGRLDRERLATLLPSLLPVETIDGWFLCGPFGLVQGAEQALRGLGVDRGRIHQEIFHVDDGSAPTPVPTAETPAHATLTATLHGRSGTWPVDRGESLLDTVLRSRADAPYACKGGVCGTCRAFLVGGEVRMDRNFALEPEETEAGYVLACQSHPVTPDVELDFDR, from the coding sequence ATGGAGTCCTCAGGCGTGGGCGCCCGGGCCGGCGGACGGGCCGGGTTCCATCCCCTCAGGGTGAGCGAGGTCGAGCGGCTCACGGACGACTCCGTGGCGGTCACCTTCGCGGTCCCGCCCGAGCTCCACGAGACGTACCGGCACCTCCCCGGCCAGCACCTCGCCCTGCGCCGCACCGGCGAGCAGGGGGAGGAGATCCGGCGCACGTACTCGATCTGCGCCCCCGCCACGCCCGTCGGCCAGGTCCCCGTCCTGCGCGTCGGCATCCGGCTCGTCGACGGCGGCGCCTTCTCGACGTACGCCCTCAAGGAGCTGGCCGTCGGCGACCTGGTCGAGGTCATGGAACCGATGGGCCGCTTCTCGCTCGCCCCCCGCCCCGGCCACTTCGCGGCCGTCGTCGGCGGCAGCGGCATCACCCCCGTCCTGTCGATCGCGGCCACCCTGCTCGCCCGTGAGGCCGAGGCCCGGTTCTGCCTGATCCGCAGCGACCGCACCGCCGCGTCCACGATGTTCCTCGACGAGGTCGCCGACCTGAAGGACCGCTACCCCGACCGCTTCCAGCTGGTCACCGTCCTCTCCCGGGAGGAACAGCAGGCGGGTCTGCCGTCCGGCCGGCTCGACCGCGAGCGGCTCGCCACGCTCCTGCCCTCGCTGCTGCCCGTCGAGACCATCGACGGCTGGTTCCTCTGCGGCCCCTTCGGACTCGTCCAGGGAGCCGAACAGGCCCTGCGCGGCCTCGGGGTCGACCGCGGCCGGATCCACCAGGAGATCTTCCACGTCGACGACGGCTCCGCGCCCACCCCGGTCCCCACCGCCGAGACCCCCGCGCACGCCACCCTGACCGCGACCCTGCACGGCCGGTCCGGCACCTGGCCGGTCGACCGCGGCGAGAGCCTCCTCGACACGGTGCTCCGCTCCCGCGCCGACGCGCCGTACGCCTGCAAGGGCGGAGTGTGCGGCACCTGCCGTGCCTTCCTCGTCGGCGGAGAGGTGCGGATGGACCGCAACTTCGCGCTGGAACCGGAGGAGACCGAAGCCGGATACGTGCTGGCCTGTCAGTCCCACCCGGTCACCCCGGACGTGGAGCTGGACTTCGACCGCTGA
- a CDS encoding acyl-CoA dehydrogenase family protein, translated as MDFTFTEEQQAAVEAAKAVFSGVTPDAVPSPALTPGAVSEDLDRPLWSRLATADLLGLVVSQEHGGGGLDPVALCLVLRESARVLARVPLLETSAVAMTVERYAPPKTAAALLPRVSRGELVLTAASQGRTGHDPAERAVTAHRDGTDWILDGLQTAVPWAHGADLIAVPAHTPDGATVLALLPRAHDGLALTAQYSTSGELLAELRLDAVRLDSADVIDAEGAWGLLRGLLTTGTCALALGLGEAVLTMTSQYTGKREQFGHPVATFQAVAVQTADRYIDLRAMEVTLWQAAWRLSSGAEGALPAEGDIAVAKIWASEGVRRVVQTAQHLHGGFGADTDYPLHRFHAWAKHLELSLGPAAAHEDALGDLLAAHPLD; from the coding sequence GTGGACTTCACCTTCACCGAAGAGCAGCAGGCGGCCGTCGAGGCCGCCAAGGCGGTCTTCTCCGGCGTCACGCCCGACGCCGTACCGAGCCCCGCCCTCACCCCGGGCGCCGTGTCCGAGGACCTCGACCGACCGCTCTGGTCCCGCCTCGCCACCGCCGACCTCCTCGGCCTCGTGGTGTCCCAGGAGCACGGCGGCGGCGGACTCGACCCCGTCGCCCTCTGCCTCGTCCTGCGCGAATCGGCCCGCGTCCTGGCCCGCGTCCCCCTCCTGGAGACCAGCGCCGTCGCCATGACCGTCGAGCGGTACGCACCCCCGAAGACGGCCGCCGCCCTGCTCCCCCGCGTGAGCCGCGGCGAACTCGTCCTCACCGCGGCCTCCCAGGGACGCACCGGCCACGACCCCGCCGAACGCGCCGTCACCGCACACCGCGACGGCACCGACTGGATCCTCGACGGCCTGCAGACCGCCGTCCCCTGGGCCCACGGCGCCGACCTCATCGCCGTACCCGCGCACACCCCCGACGGCGCCACCGTCCTCGCCCTGCTGCCCCGCGCGCACGACGGACTGGCCCTCACCGCGCAGTACTCCACCAGTGGCGAACTCCTCGCGGAACTACGGCTCGACGCCGTCCGCCTCGACAGCGCCGACGTCATCGACGCCGAAGGCGCCTGGGGCCTGCTGCGCGGACTCCTCACCACCGGCACCTGCGCGCTCGCCCTCGGCCTCGGTGAGGCCGTCCTCACCATGACGAGCCAGTACACCGGAAAACGCGAACAGTTCGGCCACCCCGTCGCCACCTTCCAGGCCGTCGCCGTCCAGACCGCCGACCGCTACATCGACCTGCGCGCCATGGAGGTCACCCTCTGGCAGGCGGCGTGGCGGCTCTCCAGCGGAGCCGAAGGGGCGCTGCCCGCCGAAGGAGACATCGCCGTCGCGAAGATCTGGGCCTCCGAAGGCGTACGACGGGTGGTGCAGACCGCTCAGCATCTGCATGGCGGCTTCGGCGCCGACACCGACTACCCGCTGCACCGCTTCCACGCCTGGGCCAAGCATCTGGAACTGTCGCTCGGCCCCGCCGCGGCTCACGAGGACGCCCTGGGCGACCTCCTGGCCGCCCACCCCCTCGACTGA
- a CDS encoding rhodanese-like domain-containing protein → MNFSPLPSVDAASVPADALVLDVREDDEWAAGHVEGALHVPMSDFVGRFGEVTEAVAERGRAYVMCRVGGRSAQVTQYLVQQGFDAVNVDGGMLAWDGAGRPMVTGTGNPAFVL, encoded by the coding sequence ATGAATTTCTCCCCTCTGCCCTCGGTGGACGCGGCTTCCGTGCCGGCGGATGCCCTGGTGCTGGACGTCAGGGAGGACGACGAGTGGGCGGCCGGGCATGTCGAGGGTGCGCTGCACGTGCCGATGAGCGACTTCGTGGGCCGCTTCGGTGAGGTGACCGAGGCGGTGGCCGAGCGTGGTCGCGCCTATGTGATGTGCCGGGTGGGTGGCCGGTCGGCGCAGGTCACCCAGTACCTGGTGCAGCAGGGCTTCGACGCGGTGAACGTCGACGGCGGCATGCTCGCCTGGGACGGCGCCGGGCGCCCGATGGTGACGGGCACCGGGAACCCGGCCTTCGTTCTCTGA
- a CDS encoding DUF2252 domain-containing protein, producing the protein MEDNQVVVPGQRGTDGAPDGPAAGSDGVRVPHVPGFARRAAIGGRTAGASPKERGKALRERVPRSAHRQPALAADRPDAVRAVEESNRDRVPELAPIRVGRMAASPFTFLRGAAGLMAQDLAGTPVTGIAAQLCGDAHAANFGLYGDARGRLVMDLNDFDETVVGPWEWDLKRLATSLVLVGREAGASEDLCRAAAFDTVGAYRRTMRLLARLPSLDAWNAIADEELVSHTDARDLLGTLERVSAKARNNTSARFAARSTEAVTDAEGGGRRFVDAPPVLRRVPDAEAAAVAASLGPYLETVSEDRLPLLARYAVHDVAFRVVGTGSVGTRSYVVLLLDHRGEALVLQVKEARPSALLPHLPTAGFAVPDPGHAGRRVVLGQKRMQVVSDILLGWTTVEGRPFQVRQFRNRKGSVDPAALTVDQVDDYGRMTGALLARAHAHSADPRLIAGYCGKNEEFDEAVAEFAVSYADRTTADHADLLTAVRAGRIAAERGV; encoded by the coding sequence ATGGAAGACAACCAGGTCGTCGTGCCGGGACAGCGCGGCACGGACGGAGCCCCGGACGGCCCGGCCGCCGGCTCGGACGGCGTGCGCGTGCCGCACGTGCCGGGCTTCGCCCGCCGCGCCGCCATCGGCGGCAGGACCGCCGGGGCCTCCCCCAAGGAGCGCGGCAAGGCACTGCGCGAGCGCGTCCCGCGCTCCGCCCACCGGCAGCCCGCCCTCGCCGCCGACCGGCCCGACGCCGTCCGGGCCGTCGAGGAGTCGAACCGGGACCGCGTCCCCGAGCTCGCACCGATCCGGGTCGGCAGGATGGCGGCCAGCCCCTTCACGTTCCTGCGCGGAGCCGCCGGGCTCATGGCCCAGGACCTCGCCGGGACGCCCGTCACCGGGATCGCCGCCCAGCTGTGCGGTGACGCCCACGCCGCCAACTTCGGGCTCTACGGCGACGCGCGCGGCCGGCTCGTCATGGACCTCAACGACTTCGACGAGACCGTCGTCGGCCCCTGGGAATGGGACCTCAAGCGGCTCGCCACCTCCCTCGTCCTCGTCGGCCGGGAAGCGGGCGCGAGCGAGGACCTGTGCCGGGCCGCCGCCTTCGACACCGTCGGCGCCTACCGGCGCACCATGCGGCTGCTCGCCCGCCTCCCCTCCCTCGACGCGTGGAACGCCATCGCCGACGAGGAACTCGTCTCCCACACCGACGCCCGTGACCTCCTCGGCACCCTGGAGAGGGTCTCCGCCAAGGCCCGCAACAACACCAGCGCCCGGTTCGCCGCCCGCTCCACCGAAGCCGTCACCGACGCCGAGGGCGGCGGCCGCCGCTTCGTGGACGCTCCCCCGGTCCTGCGCCGGGTCCCCGACGCCGAGGCGGCCGCCGTCGCCGCCTCGCTGGGCCCCTACCTGGAGACCGTCTCCGAGGACCGGCTGCCGCTCCTCGCGCGGTACGCGGTCCACGACGTCGCCTTCCGGGTCGTCGGCACGGGCAGCGTCGGCACCCGTTCCTATGTCGTGCTCCTCCTCGACCACCGGGGCGAGGCACTCGTCCTCCAGGTGAAGGAGGCCCGTCCGTCCGCCCTGCTGCCCCATCTGCCGACCGCCGGCTTCGCCGTGCCGGACCCCGGCCACGCCGGGCGGCGCGTCGTGCTCGGGCAGAAGCGCATGCAGGTCGTGAGCGACATCCTGCTCGGATGGACCACGGTCGAAGGGCGCCCCTTCCAGGTCCGCCAGTTCCGCAACCGCAAGGGCAGCGTCGACCCCGCCGCGCTCACCGTGGACCAGGTCGACGACTACGGCCGGATGACCGGGGCCCTGCTCGCCCGCGCCCACGCCCACAGCGCCGACCCGCGCCTGATAGCCGGGTACTGCGGGAAGAACGAGGAGTTCGACGAGGCCGTCGCCGAGTTCGCCGTCTCCTACGCGGACCGCACCACCGCCGATCACGCCGACCTGCTCACCGCCGTCCGGGCGGGCCGCATAGCGGCGGAACGGGGCGTCTGA
- a CDS encoding response regulator transcription factor — MAGQPIRVVIADDEPLIRAGIRMILTSDPEIEVVAEAANGREAVEAARAHAADVVLLDIQMPVLDGLSALPELRRAAPTARVIVLTTFGERDNVLRTLEHGGAGFLLKDTAPAELIRAVRAAAAGDAYLSPAATRHVVERLATGREAARAEEARGRVAGLSEKEREVLALLGEGLSNADAGKRLHMSEATVKTYVSRILAKLHCENRVQAALLARDAGL; from the coding sequence GTGGCAGGGCAGCCCATCAGGGTCGTGATCGCCGACGACGAGCCGCTGATCAGGGCCGGGATCCGGATGATCCTCACCTCCGACCCGGAGATCGAGGTCGTCGCCGAGGCCGCCAACGGCAGGGAGGCGGTCGAGGCGGCCCGGGCGCACGCCGCCGACGTGGTGCTGCTCGACATCCAGATGCCGGTGCTCGACGGCCTCTCCGCGCTGCCGGAGCTGCGCCGTGCGGCGCCGACGGCCCGGGTGATCGTCCTGACCACCTTCGGGGAGCGGGACAACGTCCTGCGGACGCTGGAGCACGGGGGCGCCGGGTTCCTGTTGAAGGACACGGCGCCCGCGGAGCTGATCCGGGCGGTACGGGCCGCCGCGGCGGGCGACGCGTATCTGTCGCCGGCGGCGACCCGGCATGTCGTGGAGCGGCTCGCCACGGGTCGGGAGGCGGCCCGCGCCGAGGAGGCGCGGGGGCGGGTCGCGGGTCTGAGCGAGAAGGAGCGCGAGGTGCTGGCGCTGCTCGGTGAAGGGCTGTCCAACGCGGACGCGGGGAAGCGGCTGCACATGAGCGAGGCCACGGTGAAGACGTATGTGAGCCGGATCCTCGCCAAGCTGCACTGCGAGAACCGGGTCCAGGCGGCGCTGCTCGCACGGGACGCGGGGCTGTAG